One window from the genome of Pseudomonas fluorescens encodes:
- a CDS encoding SDR family NAD(P)-dependent oxidoreductase, whose translation MTRRVALITGAASGIGQALAVAYARHGVAVAAGYLPADPHDPQDTRQQIEALGGECLMLPLDVTDSRSVDNLAEQAFSTFGRLDYAVANAGLLRRAPLLEMSDEAWNAMLDVDLTGVMRTFRASVRYMSEGGALVAISSIAGGVYGWPDHSHYAAAKAGVPGLCRSLAVELAGQGIRCNAVIPGLIETPQSLDSKNSLGPEGLAKAARAIPLGRVGRADEVASLVRFLTSDESSYLTGQSIIIDGGLTVRWPD comes from the coding sequence ATGACTCGTAGAGTTGCATTGATTACCGGTGCCGCCAGCGGCATCGGCCAGGCCCTTGCCGTGGCGTATGCCCGCCACGGTGTAGCCGTGGCCGCCGGCTACTTGCCGGCGGACCCCCACGACCCGCAAGACACCCGCCAGCAGATCGAGGCGTTGGGTGGCGAATGCCTGATGCTGCCACTGGACGTCACCGACAGTCGTTCGGTGGATAACCTGGCCGAGCAGGCATTCAGCACCTTCGGGCGTCTTGATTACGCGGTGGCCAACGCCGGCCTGCTGCGCCGTGCGCCTCTGTTGGAAATGAGCGACGAGGCCTGGAACGCCATGCTCGATGTCGATCTGACCGGGGTGATGCGCACCTTCCGCGCCAGCGTTCGCTACATGAGCGAGGGCGGTGCGTTGGTGGCGATTTCTTCAATCGCCGGTGGCGTGTATGGCTGGCCGGACCATTCTCATTACGCCGCGGCCAAGGCCGGTGTGCCAGGGCTATGCCGTTCGCTGGCGGTGGAGTTGGCTGGGCAGGGCATTCGCTGCAATGCGGTGATCCCGGGCCTGATCGAGACGCCGCAGTCCTTGGACAGTAAAAATTCCCTCGGGCCCGAAGGCTTGGCCAAGGCGGCCCGGGCGATTCCGCTGGGGCGAGTCGGTCGGGCCGATGAGGTGGCGTCGCTGGTGCGGTTCCTGACCAGCGACGAGTCCAGCTACCTGACGGGCCAGAGCATCATCATTGACGGCGGCCTAACCGTGCGTTGGCCGGATTGA
- a CDS encoding MFS transporter, translating to MSIYNKLDLTGWKPEQLTPAQVRFATWIAFFAWVFAVYDFILFGTLLPEIGRHFNWSEVEQAEIATWVAVGTAVVALAIGPLVDRLGRRMGIIFTVSGAAICSALTAIGGAWGKSPLILIRSLGGLGYAEETVNATYLSELYAASDDPRLAKRRGFIYSLVQGGWPVGALTAAGLTAVLLPTIGWQGCFIFAAIPAIVIAIMARKLKESPQFQIHQRIGQLRKSGAVADAQAVASTYGVDYEEHSKAGLASAFRGTSRRATLVIGAAILLNWAAIQVFSVLGTTVIVSVHHISFENSLIILVLSNLVGYCGYLSHGWMGDKIGRRNVIALGWMLGGLSFAGMLYGPSNLPMVVGLYSLGLFFLIGPYSAALFFIGESFPTSIRATGGAIIHAMGPIGAVVAGFGATQVLAAGGNWQTSALYFGALPCFLSGALMFAARHVRPETVK from the coding sequence ATGTCCATCTACAACAAACTCGACCTGACTGGTTGGAAACCCGAGCAATTGACGCCGGCCCAGGTGCGCTTTGCCACCTGGATCGCTTTTTTTGCCTGGGTATTTGCGGTCTACGACTTCATTCTGTTCGGCACGTTGTTGCCGGAAATCGGCCGGCACTTCAATTGGAGCGAAGTCGAGCAAGCCGAAATCGCCACCTGGGTGGCGGTCGGCACGGCGGTGGTGGCGTTGGCCATCGGCCCGCTGGTGGACCGCTTGGGCCGGCGCATGGGGATCATCTTCACCGTCAGCGGCGCGGCGATCTGTTCGGCCCTGACGGCCATCGGCGGTGCCTGGGGCAAGTCCCCGTTGATCCTGATCCGTTCTCTCGGCGGGTTGGGTTACGCGGAAGAAACCGTCAATGCCACCTATCTGAGCGAGCTCTACGCCGCCTCCGATGACCCGAGGCTGGCCAAGCGCCGTGGCTTCATCTACAGCCTGGTGCAGGGTGGCTGGCCGGTGGGCGCGCTGACCGCCGCCGGATTGACCGCCGTGTTGCTGCCGACCATCGGCTGGCAGGGCTGTTTTATCTTTGCGGCGATCCCGGCCATCGTCATTGCGATCATGGCGCGCAAGCTCAAGGAAAGCCCGCAGTTCCAGATCCACCAGCGTATCGGCCAGTTGCGCAAAAGCGGCGCGGTCGCCGATGCCCAGGCAGTGGCGTCCACCTATGGCGTCGACTATGAGGAACACAGCAAGGCCGGCCTGGCGTCGGCCTTTCGCGGCACGTCGCGGCGCGCGACACTGGTGATCGGCGCGGCGATCCTGCTCAATTGGGCGGCGATCCAGGTGTTCAGCGTGCTCGGCACGACGGTGATCGTCAGCGTGCACCATATTTCCTTCGAAAATTCGTTGATCATCCTGGTGCTCTCCAACCTGGTGGGCTACTGCGGTTACCTGAGCCATGGCTGGATGGGCGACAAGATCGGCCGGCGCAATGTCATTGCGTTGGGCTGGATGCTGGGCGGGCTGTCGTTTGCCGGCATGCTCTACGGTCCGAGCAACCTGCCGATGGTGGTCGGTCTCTACAGCCTGGGCCTGTTCTTCCTGATCGGGCCCTATTCGGCGGCGCTGTTCTTCATCGGCGAGAGTTTCCCCACCAGTATCCGCGCCACGGGCGGCGCGATTATCCATGCCATGGGGCCGATCGGCGCGGTAGTGGCGGGGTTCGGTGCCACCCAGGTGCTGGCGGCGGGCGGCAACTGGCAGACCTCGGCGCTGTACTTCGGCGCGCTGCCTTGTTTCCTCTCTGGCGCGCTGATGTTCGCGGCACGCCATGTCCGTCCAGAAACCGTGAAGTAA
- a CDS encoding amidase, translating into MSPFSSLDAIALAEAFASGRTDPVQVLEQALEQAARAEHVFVSLTEARARREAQASAARWRAGQPLSGFDGVPMAWKDLFDVAGSVTTAAAAVRRNAPPALLDAASVSLLSRAGMVCLGKTNLSEFAYSGLGLNPHFGTPVNPFSDAQPRIPGGSSSGSAVAVAAGIVPIAMGTDTAGSIRVPAAFNALVGFRASSRRHNRDGVFPLAHSIDSIGPLTRSVRDAWMIDELLQGRDPRQAPPVRSLAGQRFWVEQAVLEDARVEAAVRANVLAGVQALRTAGALVEIRPLPAFQASLALIRDHGWLGAAEAFALHEALLDSADAERLDPRVRRRLEAARPMTASQVLKLYDARSTLQRQLVEELDGAVLITPTVAHVAPPLAPLEADDELFARTNLATLSLTMPGSLLDMPGVNLPSGRDSQGLPTGLLLSVPQGEDARLLRVARSVEAMLANS; encoded by the coding sequence CACGTGTTCGTGTCGTTGACCGAGGCCCGGGCCCGGCGTGAAGCGCAGGCCTCGGCGGCGCGCTGGCGTGCCGGGCAACCGTTGAGCGGCTTCGACGGTGTGCCGATGGCCTGGAAGGATTTGTTCGACGTGGCCGGCAGTGTCACCACCGCGGCAGCGGCGGTGCGCCGGAACGCACCGCCCGCGCTGTTGGATGCCGCCAGTGTCAGCCTGCTCAGCCGGGCCGGCATGGTCTGCCTGGGCAAGACCAACCTCAGCGAGTTCGCCTATTCAGGGCTCGGCCTCAACCCGCACTTCGGCACGCCGGTCAACCCGTTCAGCGATGCACAACCGCGGATCCCCGGCGGCTCCTCCAGCGGTTCGGCGGTCGCGGTCGCGGCGGGCATCGTGCCGATCGCCATGGGCACCGATACCGCCGGTTCGATCCGCGTCCCGGCGGCTTTCAACGCTCTGGTGGGGTTTCGCGCCAGTTCCCGTCGTCACAATCGCGATGGGGTATTTCCCCTGGCCCACAGCATCGACAGCATCGGCCCGTTGACTCGCAGCGTGCGTGACGCCTGGATGATCGACGAACTGCTTCAGGGGCGCGACCCACGACAAGCGCCACCGGTGCGCAGCCTGGCCGGGCAGCGTTTCTGGGTCGAGCAAGCGGTGCTGGAGGATGCCCGTGTCGAGGCCGCGGTGCGGGCCAATGTGCTGGCCGGTGTCCAGGCGCTGCGCACCGCTGGGGCGCTGGTGGAGATTCGGCCATTGCCGGCTTTCCAGGCCAGCCTTGCGCTGATCCGCGACCACGGCTGGCTGGGGGCCGCCGAGGCGTTCGCCTTGCATGAGGCCTTGCTCGACAGCGCCGATGCCGAACGACTCGACCCGCGGGTACGCCGGCGTCTCGAAGCGGCGCGGCCCATGACCGCCAGCCAGGTGCTCAAGCTTTACGACGCGCGATCGACCTTGCAACGCCAACTCGTCGAGGAACTCGACGGCGCGGTGCTGATCACGCCGACCGTGGCCCATGTCGCCCCGCCGCTGGCGCCTTTGGAGGCCGACGACGAACTGTTTGCCCGTACCAATCTCGCGACCCTGAGCCTGACGATGCCCGGCAGTTTGCTCGACATGCCCGGCGTCAACCTGCCCAGCGGCCGGGACAGCCAGGGGCTGCCCACAGGCCTGCTGCTCAGCGTGCCTCAAGGCGAGGATGCCCGGCTCCTGCGAGTCGCGCGCTCGGTCGAAGCGATGCTCGCCAATTCCTGA
- a CDS encoding polysaccharide deacetylase family protein: MAKDILCAFGVDVDAVAGWLGSYGGEDSPDDISRGLFAGEVGSPRLLKLFERYGLRTTWFIPGHSLETFPEQMKAVADAGHEIGVHGYSHENPIAMTPQQEEAVLDKSIELITQVTGKRPTGYVAPWWEFSKVTNELLLKKGIKYDHSLMHNDFHPYYVRVGDSWTKIDYSQHPDTWMKPLVRGQETDLVEIPANWYLDDLPPMMFIKKSPNSHGFVNPRHLEEMWRDQFDWVYREHEHAVFTMTIHPDVSGRPQVLLMLERLIEHIQGHAGVRFVTFDEIADDFIRRNPRSR, from the coding sequence ATGGCTAAAGATATTCTTTGTGCATTTGGGGTCGATGTCGACGCCGTGGCGGGCTGGCTCGGCTCCTACGGCGGTGAAGACTCACCCGACGATATTTCCCGCGGCCTGTTTGCCGGTGAAGTCGGCTCGCCGCGGTTGCTCAAGTTGTTCGAGCGTTACGGCCTGCGCACCACCTGGTTTATTCCCGGGCATTCCCTGGAGACCTTCCCCGAGCAGATGAAAGCCGTGGCGGATGCGGGCCACGAGATCGGCGTGCACGGCTATAGCCACGAAAACCCCATCGCGATGACCCCACAGCAGGAAGAGGCGGTGCTCGATAAATCCATCGAGTTGATTACCCAGGTGACCGGCAAGCGGCCTACCGGCTATGTCGCGCCCTGGTGGGAGTTCAGCAAAGTGACCAACGAGCTGCTGCTCAAGAAAGGCATCAAGTACGACCACAGCCTGATGCACAACGACTTCCATCCCTACTACGTTCGCGTCGGCGACAGCTGGACCAAGATCGACTACAGCCAGCACCCGGACACCTGGATGAAACCGCTGGTGCGTGGCCAGGAAACCGATCTGGTGGAGATCCCAGCGAATTGGTACCTCGACGACCTGCCGCCGATGATGTTCATCAAGAAATCGCCCAACAGCCACGGTTTCGTCAACCCGCGGCATCTCGAAGAGATGTGGCGCGACCAGTTCGACTGGGTCTATCGCGAACACGAGCATGCCGTGTTCACCATGACGATCCACCCCGACGTCTCCGGGCGTCCGCAGGTGCTGCTGATGTTGGAGCGCCTGATCGAACACATCCAGGGCCATGCCGGCGTGCGCTTTGTCACGTTCGATGAAATTGCCGACGACTTCATTCGCCGCAACCCCCGCAGCCGCTGA